DNA sequence from the Candidatus Bathyarchaeota archaeon genome:
TTTTATAGCGGGTATAACGCATACGAAATGACGGTTCGAGACCAGATTCACATTCCAGTCAAAGAAGCCACAGCCTACCTCGCAAGCCACTTAGACCAGAATCAGTCGGCGGTGCTTGTTTGCGCCTTTAACCTGCTAAATCAAGACATGTTCCGCTTTTACTTGCCCCAAAACATGAAAAGCGAGCAGATATGGCAGTATCCAGCTTTAGCCGTTGACGCTTTTACACCGAACTTTAACATCACAGAGTTTGTTGACCTGTGTGTCGAGCGGAATGTGAAGTACATTATACTTTTTGACTATGGAATCCACGCGCAATTCTTTAACACTACGCTGACTTACACTGATATTGAAACTATGCTATTTAACACTGGAAGGTTCGGCGACCCGCTAGACCAACCATTTTGGGGAGAGTTCTACGGTAATTATGGCTACAGAATTTTTCTTGTGCGCTTCTTAGGCTAACATTCAAGGAACTCAAAGCCTGTTTGTTTGTTTTTGGCGCGTTTCGCTGTACCGCCTGCCAACTCAAGAATCACGACTTCACCTATTTGCCAAACATCTACACCCATGCGCACGCAACCCGTGACGGTGTTGTCGTTTCTGCCAAAACTAGCATGCATGTGCAGTTTAGGTTTTCCCGCCTCATCAGTGAAGATTGTGCCTACTCCGCAGCCTTCGTGTACGCCTTGTAGGAGTGTTATCATGGGCTCTGGAGGCATGGCTTTGCCGTCTTTTGGTCCAACCACGACTTTGCTTTTGTCTTCTGCGCCGCCTAAAAAAAAGCACAGGGCGCTTTTGATTTGTTTTTTGGCTGCAAAGTTTTCAATGACTTCGTGTAGTCGTTCGTTTTGGTGGAGCCTCAAAATGAAGGCTCTTGCGGGTTTTGCTTCCGTGTAGTCCAAGGCTAAATCGTCTCTTTGTTAGAAACGGATGAGGGACTGGTATAAAAGAGTTCAAGAGATAAACGGTGGTTTGTGACGAGTCCCTGCTTGGTTTTACGTCTTTGAGCACGAGAAAGCGTCAATAGCACCTACCCCCTGTAGGTTTCAACATAGAATCACTAATAGGCGGCAAATATGATAAGACGCTGTTGAACCTGAATCAAAAAATGTATGCGTTATCCTATTAAGCTAGGCAATGAATTTCTAAGAACTGAACCACGTTGACTATGCTCTCGCCTAAAGCTGTTTGGAGTGCAAACGATAGAGAACTCTTACGCCTGCTCGAATCAGGCACCCTCAAGTCAAGAAGCAAAACTATCCGCTTCTACGCGCCCAGCTTCACCTACTACAAAATAAAACATTACTGCTCCTCAACCAAAGCCTTCCCAACAATATCCGTCACAGGCAACTCGTGCGCTTTGAATTGCAAGCATTGTGGAGGAAAAGTTCTTCAGACAATGCACTCTGCTGCCTCACCTATTGAACTTTTTGAATTGTGCAAAAAACTCAAAGGCGATGGCGCAAAAGGTTGCCTTGTCAGCGGCGGATGCTTGCCCGATGGCTCAGTGCCTTTGGATGGCTTTTTATCTGCGCTTAAGAGGGTAAAGCGTGAGCTTAGTTTAACAGTTTTTGTGCACACAGGCATTATAACATCTCAGACAGCTCGCGCGCTCAAAGAAGCCGGTGTTGATGCGGCGTTAATCGATGTTATTGGTTCTGCTCAAACGGTGCAAAGAGTCTACAACCTTAAAGTTTCAATTCAGGATTACGCAGATTCGCTCAAATCCCTCAACGAAGCGAAACTCAATCTTGTACCGCATGTTATCGTTGGATTAAACGAGGGCAAACTTGACGGCGAATTAAAAGCGCTTCAGATGATTCGGCAAGTTCACCCCTCTGCGTTGGTGATAATTGCGTTTATGCCTATACCAAACACGGCAATGGCAAAGGTGCCGCCGCCAAAGCCAGTAGACATAGCAAAAGTCACAGCAACTGCAAGGTTGATGTTTCCAGATACACCGTTAATTTTAGGTTGCATGCGCCCCAAAGGTGCGACCCGCCGTGAAACAGATGTTTTAGCGCTGAAGGCAGGTGCAGACGGGATTGCTTTTCCAAGTGAAGAGGCAGTGGAATACGCTAAAAACAAGGGGTACACGACTGCTTTCTCATCGTATTGTTGCGCCCAGATGTATCTGGATTTCGGCTTGTAAACGGTTGAACCAGAGCTTTTTAAATTTTCAAAAAACAAACAGTGCTTGTTGACAAAACTGAGAAAAACAACCACTCTATAGCCGTTTTCATTTGCATGTCAACGTTATTTCTCACGGTTAATGCAGAAACTACCCGTACTCCAAGCGCGAGCCAACAAGTTCAAATTTAATTGGCGAAATAATCGGCGTAGTTGCTATAATCATAATTTTTTCAGTGATAGCCTATGCTGGCTATAAAGTAATTAAGAAATGGAGCTCTCGGTCAGACTAGCTGTTTTTGCTTTTAGCATTTTTTGTGCAAGCACAATCGTCCACACTGAAACTGCCAGCGCCGACACTGCTTCAGGAATGGCAACGTTAGGCACGTAGTTGATTGCGAACTGTAGAATCCATGGTAGTGCTGCGGCAATCCCTATTGCAACAGTGAACACTGCCATCCTATGGTTACGGTTGAGGTAAAAGGCGCATGTTAGAATGAATAATGCTATGGGTACCAAAGTGAAGAACGCTACTGATACCCAGTAATGTGTCGGCGTAAAGCTTTCGTTAAAAAAGCCAATCGCCATCAACGCCAAAGTTGCCGCCGCAAAAGCTCCTGTGCCAATTTTGCCAATTATGCTTTTTCCAAAATAGGTGAACAAGCCAAATATGGCAAAGCCAAATCCGAGCAATCCGCTGGTGTACAGCCCAAAGTTAAAGGTTGTTTCTGTGATGCCTGATACTACGCCTAAGTCGCTTAGGGCGTTGTTTGTCCAACTGAAGGCTGGGTAAAATGCGATAGCTATTAGGATGCTGGTGAATGCAACAATGGGCGAGATTAGACCTGCGGCTGCGCCTATCCGCTGATATATGACGCGTTTTTCTTGGAACATACTTATCGCTTGAATACTTTGTTGTTCTTGCTTTAAGAATTTGCGTTCGCAGGAACAAACTGCCGAAGTCTCTGCAGGGAACGCAGTTTATCTTTCTCTCCAATCTTTGCGGCTTCAACTGATTTTTTGAGAATTTCGATTGATTCATCC
Encoded proteins:
- a CDS encoding DNA-binding protein, with translation MDYTEAKPARAFILRLHQNERLHEVIENFAAKKQIKSALCFFLGGAEDKSKVVVGPKDGKAMPPEPMITLLQGVHEGCGVGTIFTDEAGKPKLHMHASFGRNDNTVTGCVRMGVDVWQIGEVVILELAGGTAKRAKNKQTGFEFLEC
- a CDS encoding radical SAM protein, whose amino-acid sequence is MLSPKAVWSANDRELLRLLESGTLKSRSKTIRFYAPSFTYYKIKHYCSSTKAFPTISVTGNSCALNCKHCGGKVLQTMHSAASPIELFELCKKLKGDGAKGCLVSGGCLPDGSVPLDGFLSALKRVKRELSLTVFVHTGIITSQTARALKEAGVDAALIDVIGSAQTVQRVYNLKVSIQDYADSLKSLNEAKLNLVPHVIVGLNEGKLDGELKALQMIRQVHPSALVIIAFMPIPNTAMAKVPPPKPVDIAKVTATARLMFPDTPLILGCMRPKGATRRETDVLALKAGADGIAFPSEEAVEYAKNKGYTTAFSSYCCAQMYLDFGL
- a CDS encoding DUF998 domain-containing protein gives rise to the protein MFQEKRVIYQRIGAAAGLISPIVAFTSILIAIAFYPAFSWTNNALSDLGVVSGITETTFNFGLYTSGLLGFGFAIFGLFTYFGKSIIGKIGTGAFAAATLALMAIGFFNESFTPTHYWVSVAFFTLVPIALFILTCAFYLNRNHRMAVFTVAIGIAAALPWILQFAINYVPNVAIPEAVSALAVSVWTIVLAQKMLKAKTASLTESSIS